The Musa acuminata AAA Group cultivar baxijiao chromosome BXJ2-2, Cavendish_Baxijiao_AAA, whole genome shotgun sequence genome has a segment encoding these proteins:
- the LOC103976803 gene encoding serine/threonine protein phosphatase 2A 55 kDa regulatory subunit B beta isoform isoform X1 translates to MTSSMRSFNWKFSQVFGERQPGEKVEEIDIISAVEFESRGDYLATGDHGGRVVLFERTNGKDLRSRKELEHTDSSVTSHPLYSYKTEFQSHEIEFDYLKSLEIGEKINKLRWCASSNNSLFILSTNDRTIKLWKVSDRRVKKIIEMDSNAHISSENALLSEKSFLTDQKIQSVPNGYHLEWITKKPKSTFPTYKESPKMMFKFGECASSRCRRVYSHAHDYNINSISINSDCETFLSADDLRINMWNLEVGNQCFNIIDLKPLDMEDLVEVITSAEFHPAYCNLLAYSSSRGFIRLVDMRQSALCDQNARIFQDRDAHGSRSFFTEIAASISDIKFAKDGRHILTRDYMNLKLWDLHMESSPIVSFKTHEFLRPKLSELYNGDFIFDKFDCCLSRDGRHFATGTYSNTFKVFCHDGGYTDGTRLEASKNPNRVSHSQECQKNAGLLTFFARGLHRRGHENSRFDSSDEIPCDLDSKLIHLAWHPTTNLIACAAKCSLYTYYAESSFNA, encoded by the exons ATGACCTCGTCGATGCGGTCGTTCAATTGGAAGTTCTCCCAGGTGTTTGGCGAGAGGCAACCCGGAGAGAAGGTCGAAGAAA TAGACATAATATCAGCGGTCGAGTTTGAGAGTAGAGGGGACTATCTTGCAACTGGAGATCATGGTGGTCGTGTTGTCCTTTTTGAAAGGACAAATGGAAAAGAT CTACGATCTAGGAAAGAGTTGGAGCATACAGACTCTTCTGTTACCTCTCATCCTCTATATTCTTACAAGACAGAGTTCCAAAGTCATGAGATAGAG TTTGATTACCTTAAAAGTTTGGAAATTGGAGAAAAGATCAACAAGTTGAGATGGTGTGCCAGCTCCAATAACTCTCTGTTCATTCTTTCTACAAATGACAGGACGATTAAACTATGGAAG GTTTCAGATCGTAGAGTAAAGAAGATTATAGAAATGGACTCAAATGCACATATATCCTCAGAAAACGCGCTTCTGTCTGAGAAGAGTTTCTTGACTGACCAAAAGATACAATCTGTTCCAAATGGTTACCATCTTGAATGGATAACTAAAAAGCCAAAGAGTACATTTCCAACATATAAAGAAAGTCCCAAAATG ATGTTTAAGTTTGGAGAGTGTGCCTCCTCAAGGTGTCGAAGGGTTTATTCCCATGCTCATGACTACAACATTAATTCTATATCAATTAATAG TGACTGCGAGACATTCTTATCTGCAGATGACCTCAGAATAAACATGTGGAACCTTGAAGTTGGCAATCAATGTTTCAACATTATTGATTTGAAGCCTTTGGACATGGAGGATCTCGTAG AGGTAATAACGTCGGCCGAGTTCCATCCAGCATACTGCAATCTCTTAGCTTACAGCAGCTCAAGAGGTTTTATACGGTTGGTCGACATGCGGCAGTCAGCATTATGCGACCAGAATGCAAGAAT TTTTCAAGACCGTGATGCTCATGGATCTAGATCCTTTTTCACAGAGATAGCTGCTTCTATCTCTGATATAAAGTTTGCTAAAGATGGAAGACATATTTTAACTCGTGACTACATGAACCTGAAG TTGTGGGACCTGCATATGGAAAGCTCTCCTATAGTTAGTTTTAAGACACATGAGTTTCTTCGTCCTAAG CTATCAGAGCTATATAATGGTGACTTCATTTTTGATAAATTCGACTGTTGCCTAAGCAGGGATGGACGCCACTTTGCTACTGGAACATACAG CAATACTTTCAAAGTTTTCTGTCATGATGGTGGGTATACCGATGGTACCAGATTGGAAGCCAGCAAAAACCCGAACAG GGTATCCCATAGTCAAGAATGCCAGAAAAATGCAGGATTGCTGACCTTCTTTGCTCGTGGACTCCACCGGCGAG GCCATGAGAATTCAAGGTTTGATAGTAGCGATGAGATTCCATGTGACTTGGATTCAAAACTGATCCACTTGGCATGGCATCCTACAACAAACTTGATAGCTTGTGCAGCAAAATGCAGCTTGTACACGTATTATGCAGAGAGCAGTTTTAACGCCTAG
- the LOC103976803 gene encoding serine/threonine protein phosphatase 2A 55 kDa regulatory subunit B beta isoform isoform X2, translated as MTSSMRSFNWKFSQVFGERQPGEKVEEIDIISAVEFESRGDYLATGDHGGRVVLFERTNGKDLRSRKELEHTDSSVTSHPLYSYKTEFQSHEIEFDYLKSLEIGEKINKLRWCASSNNSLFILSTNDRTIKLWKVSDRRVKKIIEMDSNAHISSENALLSEKSFLTDQKIQSVPNGYHLEWITKKPKSTFPTYKESPKMMFKFGECASSRCRRVYSHAHDYNINSISINSDCETFLSADDLRINMWNLEVGNQCFNIIDLKPLDMEDLVEVITSAEFHPAYCNLLAYSSSRGFIRLVDMRQSALCDQNARIFQDRDAHGSRSFFTEIAASISDIKFAKDGRHILTRDYMNLKLWDLHMESSPIVSFKTHEFLRPKVKLGISLMIPNHYQSDRSNQVGEFGSLIIFIFIFKRKTEIN; from the exons ATGACCTCGTCGATGCGGTCGTTCAATTGGAAGTTCTCCCAGGTGTTTGGCGAGAGGCAACCCGGAGAGAAGGTCGAAGAAA TAGACATAATATCAGCGGTCGAGTTTGAGAGTAGAGGGGACTATCTTGCAACTGGAGATCATGGTGGTCGTGTTGTCCTTTTTGAAAGGACAAATGGAAAAGAT CTACGATCTAGGAAAGAGTTGGAGCATACAGACTCTTCTGTTACCTCTCATCCTCTATATTCTTACAAGACAGAGTTCCAAAGTCATGAGATAGAG TTTGATTACCTTAAAAGTTTGGAAATTGGAGAAAAGATCAACAAGTTGAGATGGTGTGCCAGCTCCAATAACTCTCTGTTCATTCTTTCTACAAATGACAGGACGATTAAACTATGGAAG GTTTCAGATCGTAGAGTAAAGAAGATTATAGAAATGGACTCAAATGCACATATATCCTCAGAAAACGCGCTTCTGTCTGAGAAGAGTTTCTTGACTGACCAAAAGATACAATCTGTTCCAAATGGTTACCATCTTGAATGGATAACTAAAAAGCCAAAGAGTACATTTCCAACATATAAAGAAAGTCCCAAAATG ATGTTTAAGTTTGGAGAGTGTGCCTCCTCAAGGTGTCGAAGGGTTTATTCCCATGCTCATGACTACAACATTAATTCTATATCAATTAATAG TGACTGCGAGACATTCTTATCTGCAGATGACCTCAGAATAAACATGTGGAACCTTGAAGTTGGCAATCAATGTTTCAACATTATTGATTTGAAGCCTTTGGACATGGAGGATCTCGTAG AGGTAATAACGTCGGCCGAGTTCCATCCAGCATACTGCAATCTCTTAGCTTACAGCAGCTCAAGAGGTTTTATACGGTTGGTCGACATGCGGCAGTCAGCATTATGCGACCAGAATGCAAGAAT TTTTCAAGACCGTGATGCTCATGGATCTAGATCCTTTTTCACAGAGATAGCTGCTTCTATCTCTGATATAAAGTTTGCTAAAGATGGAAGACATATTTTAACTCGTGACTACATGAACCTGAAG TTGTGGGACCTGCATATGGAAAGCTCTCCTATAGTTAGTTTTAAGACACATGAGTTTCTTCGTCCTAAG GTCAAACTTGGTATCAGTttgatgattccaaatcattatcagTCGGACAGATCAAATCAGGTTGGTGAATTTGGATCTctgatcatttttatttttatttttaaaaggaaaactgaaataaattaa
- the LOC103976620 gene encoding NEDD8-conjugating enzyme Ubc12 → MIKLFKIKDQKREDAANSSGRAPVKKQSAGELRLHKDISELNLPKSTVISFPNGKDDLMNFEISIRPDEGYYQGGTFVFTFQVSPSYPHEPPKVKCKTKVYHPNIDLEGNVCLNILREDWKPVLNINTVIYGLILLFMQPNDEDPLNHDAAAVLRDNPRLFETNVRRAMAGGYVGQIYFPRCI, encoded by the exons ATGATAAAGCTTTTTAAAATTAAAGACCAAAAGCGGGAGGATGCAGCAAATTCGAGTGGAAGGGCTCCTGTCAAGAAGCAGAGTGCTGGAGAATTGCGTCTTCACAAAG ATATTAGTGAGCTTAATCTGCCCAAAAGCACTGTCATATCATTCCCAAATGGCAAGGATGATCTGATGAACTTTGAGATCAGCATAAGACCTGATGAAGGATACTATCA AGGTGGTACATTTGTTTTTACCTTTCAAGTATCTCCTTCTTATCCTCATGAGCCACCAAAGGTCAAGTGCAAGACAAAG GTTTACCATCCTAACATTGACCTGGAGGGAAATGTTTGCCTGAACATTCTGCGTGAAGACTGGAAGCCTGTGCTTAACATAAATACTGTTATTTATGGGTTGATTCTTCTTTTCATG CAACCAAACGATGAGGACCCACTAAATCATGATGCAGCTGCAGTCCTACGTGACAACCCTAGGTTGTTTGAGACAAATGTCAGAAGGGCAATGGCTGGAGGATACGTGGGTCAAATCTACTTCCCCAGATGCATATAA